The sequence below is a genomic window from Lentimicrobiaceae bacterium.
ATTGCTTTAAAGTATCATCCTATAACTAAACAACCGGCTATAACCAAAATTCAAAGAGCTAGCCGTCCAGGTTTACGTTTGTATGTTGGAAGCGAAAAACTACCACGCGTTTTAAACGGACTCGGTGTGGCAATCGTATCAACATCAAAAGGACTTATGACCGATAAAGAAGCTCGCAGAATGGGCATAGGCGGTGAAGTAATTTGTTATGTTAGTTAATATATAATTGGAGGAACTATTATGTCAAGAATTGGAAAATTACCTATATCAATACCTAAAGGGGTAGAAATAAAAGTTTCGGACGACAATGTTGTAACCGCAAAGGGA
It includes:
- the rpsH gene encoding 30S ribosomal protein S8, with amino-acid sequence MTDPIADYLTYIRNAIMAKHRVVEIPASNLKKEITKILFDQGYILNYKFEDTDNHVGTIKIALKYHPITKQPAITKIQRASRPGLRLYVGSEKLPRVLNGLGVAIVSTSKGLMTDKEARRMGIGGEVICYVS